In one window of Methanosarcina vacuolata Z-761 DNA:
- a CDS encoding epoxyqueuosine reductase: protein MELKNKIETIIKNTVANSDTKTRYREPIIGFASTTDPIFMEIKQIVGFHHLNPKEIFPEAKTVVSFFLPFDKELVKQNLKSGVVKESIQASVDTSHLIGEINERIKTELAKEGITAIVPKIIFDYKNNGFNVSWSHKSAAYAAGIGTFGVNQMLITKAGCAGRIGSLLISAEIPPTPRPKEEFCRHKRGEKCLICVDRCQSGALSSTGFDKEKCFMQLQEDIKAYPELNQHGCGKCTTGPCTLDPAELEEDSVKSLTTNVFGN from the coding sequence ATGGAACTAAAAAACAAGATTGAGACCATAATAAAGAACACTGTAGCAAATTCAGATACTAAAACAAGATATCGTGAACCCATCATAGGTTTTGCTTCTACTACCGATCCTATTTTTATGGAAATTAAACAAATCGTAGGTTTTCATCACTTAAATCCAAAAGAAATCTTTCCTGAAGCAAAGACCGTTGTCTCTTTCTTCTTGCCATTTGACAAAGAGCTTGTGAAACAGAACTTGAAATCAGGCGTGGTAAAGGAATCTATTCAGGCTAGTGTAGATACTTCTCACCTTATCGGAGAAATCAATGAAAGAATTAAAACTGAACTGGCAAAAGAGGGTATCACAGCAATTGTACCTAAAATTATTTTCGATTATAAGAATAATGGTTTTAATGTTTCATGGTCTCACAAGAGCGCCGCTTATGCTGCCGGAATTGGAACTTTCGGAGTAAACCAAATGTTGATTACAAAAGCCGGATGCGCAGGTCGAATTGGATCTCTTCTGATTTCTGCCGAAATCCCCCCTACTCCACGTCCAAAAGAAGAGTTCTGCAGGCACAAAAGAGGAGAAAAATGCCTTATATGTGTGGATAGATGTCAATCCGGCGCTCTTAGTTCAACTGGGTTTGATAAAGAGAAGTGCTTTATGCAGCTTCAAGAAGACATAAAAGCTTACCCTGAACTCAATCAACATGGCTGTGGAAAGTGCACCACTGGCCCCTGTACCCTGGATCCTGCTGAGTTAGAGGAGGATTCTGTAAAGTCTTTGACAACTAATGTCTTTGGCAACTAA
- a CDS encoding (Fe-S)-binding protein → MSGGSSETKLVNFAMGNKTRRKIINFLANGNRNVEEIEALVGNKTIDFHLKILQDADLIELTERTAKISEHGKNFLKSDKKSNTEELKDLSQAKPVEIAEVRQLLPCIADSTKFRVIANMAPPLGGVLKILEPIFPRGNYSDKKDSLIIQKGEIITTIYGSGKVVMRMVKNENEAKEELENLKNTINETIKKGIVPPPREKVRVELMDIYKHLPQTNCRDCGEQGCYSFAIRLMAGQVSLDQCTQLKEPGYEPNLERLQFLAAYI, encoded by the coding sequence ATGTCAGGAGGTTCGAGTGAAACAAAGTTGGTGAATTTTGCTATGGGCAATAAGACCCGAAGGAAAATAATAAACTTCCTTGCAAACGGCAATAGAAATGTTGAGGAAATTGAAGCTCTAGTCGGGAATAAAACGATTGATTTCCATCTGAAGATTTTACAAGATGCGGACCTTATTGAGTTAACAGAAAGAACTGCGAAAATCAGTGAACATGGCAAAAATTTCTTGAAAAGTGACAAAAAAAGCAACACTGAAGAACTTAAAGACCTTTCTCAGGCAAAGCCTGTGGAGATTGCGGAAGTTCGACAGCTTTTGCCCTGTATAGCGGATTCCACAAAGTTCAGAGTAATTGCAAATATGGCTCCTCCGCTGGGTGGGGTCTTAAAAATTCTTGAACCAATCTTTCCCAGAGGGAATTATTCAGATAAAAAAGATAGTCTCATAATTCAAAAAGGAGAAATCATTACAACTATTTATGGTAGCGGCAAAGTAGTCATGAGAATGGTTAAAAATGAGAATGAAGCTAAAGAAGAGCTCGAAAATCTAAAAAACACTATTAATGAAACTATCAAAAAAGGAATAGTTCCGCCTCCCAGAGAAAAAGTCAGGGTAGAACTTATGGACATATATAAACACCTGCCCCAGACAAACTGTCGAGACTGCGGTGAACAGGGCTGCTACAGCTTTGCCATAAGGCTAATGGCAGGACAGGTAAGTTTAGATCAGTGTACGCAACTTAAAGAGCCAGGTTATGAACCCAATCTCGAACGGCTACAGTTTCTGGCTGCGTATATTTAA
- a CDS encoding DsrE/DsrF/TusD sulfur relay family protein, with protein MKTLTIVLTDGPYISEYADIAYKLAETALENHKVNMFLYLDAVHIPKKGQEPSFFTNAGQLFSGLVEKGVVIRACARCAGARGYIPEEEIIQGSNCRDYLPGIRITSLYELSEMLGKSDRVISLSR; from the coding sequence TTGAAGACACTAACAATAGTTCTCACTGATGGTCCTTACATCTCTGAGTACGCTGACATTGCCTACAAACTCGCTGAGACTGCACTTGAAAATCATAAAGTAAACATGTTTCTGTACCTGGATGCGGTGCATATTCCAAAAAAAGGCCAGGAACCGTCCTTCTTTACCAATGCAGGACAACTGTTTTCCGGACTTGTGGAAAAAGGGGTCGTTATTCGAGCCTGTGCGCGATGTGCCGGTGCAAGAGGCTACATTCCAGAAGAAGAAATTATACAGGGAAGTAACTGCAGAGATTATCTCCCTGGAATAAGAATTACTAGCCTTTATGAACTGTCGGAAATGCTGGGTAAGAGTGATAGAGTAATTTCATTGTCAAGATAA
- the tusB gene encoding sulfurtransferase complex subunit TusB, translating into MKKEQLDVFLLTKPPFSPRSELCLKLAARSGKVRIYLAGDGVYHLLTRIEEQPEFKIYACKEDLEARAVRAGDKVTVPDDFYLDFIEDIMEHCRHEYAF; encoded by the coding sequence ATGAAAAAAGAACAATTGGATGTGTTTCTGCTGACAAAGCCTCCTTTCAGCCCGAGATCGGAGTTATGCCTCAAACTGGCTGCACGTTCCGGGAAGGTCAGAATCTACCTTGCAGGAGACGGAGTCTATCACCTGCTTACCAGGATAGAGGAACAGCCAGAGTTTAAAATTTATGCATGTAAAGAAGACCTCGAAGCCAGAGCCGTCAGGGCAGGAGACAAAGTGACAGTCCCGGATGACTTTTACCTGGATTTTATAGAGGATATAATGGAGCACTGCAGGCATGAGTATGCATTTTAA
- a CDS encoding DsrE family protein — translation MKSVFYLLDTAPYGSEKAFGALNAAAVSLSEMDVTLGLYGDGVYLAVAGQDSRKLGLPNLADILYAYGELRVLVHEPSLVERGLFGETFIETLELTDEEEFFEAMESSDCVLSF, via the coding sequence ATGAAATCAGTTTTCTATCTGCTGGATACAGCTCCATATGGCAGTGAAAAAGCATTTGGAGCGTTGAATGCAGCCGCAGTAAGCCTTAGCGAGATGGATGTGACTCTTGGCCTTTATGGTGATGGAGTTTATCTTGCAGTTGCAGGTCAAGATAGCCGAAAACTTGGATTACCAAACCTTGCAGATATTCTATATGCATACGGGGAGTTGAGAGTGCTTGTGCACGAGCCTTCGCTTGTAGAAAGAGGGCTTTTCGGGGAAACCTTCATCGAAACTCTGGAACTGACCGACGAAGAAGAATTTTTTGAAGCAATGGAAAGCTCGGACTGCGTTCTCTCATTTTAA
- a CDS encoding (Fe-S)-binding protein yields the protein MPGNPNEIKLVNNAMSNATRRKIMNFLVDGDRSTEEVAEAAGKTMLDFHLKLLQQASLIELTDGTVRLSEYGRNFLKGKEEKDTQKNADLSQAKPVDIAEIRQLLPCIADSSKFRVIANMTPPLGGTLKVLEPLFPRGRYSEKISALILQKGEVLTTVYGTGKVTMTMIKNEAEAREALESLRSTINEAIAKGVAPAPREKVRVEPMALYKYLPQTNCGKCGEQSCYTFAIKLMSGEASLDKCTSLKEPEYATNQEHLQVLSAYI from the coding sequence ATGCCTGGAAATCCGAATGAGATAAAACTTGTAAATAATGCTATGTCTAATGCCACCCGAAGGAAGATTATGAACTTTCTTGTAGATGGCGATAGAAGTACCGAAGAAGTCGCAGAAGCTGCAGGAAAGACAATGCTTGACTTCCATCTCAAGCTTCTTCAACAGGCAAGCCTGATTGAATTAACAGACGGAACAGTCAGATTAAGTGAATACGGCAGAAATTTTCTGAAGGGCAAGGAAGAAAAAGATACTCAAAAAAATGCCGATCTCTCTCAGGCAAAGCCTGTGGATATTGCAGAAATCCGGCAGCTTTTACCCTGTATAGCAGACTCCTCAAAATTCAGGGTAATTGCAAATATGACTCCCCCGCTTGGTGGAACCCTCAAAGTTCTTGAACCTCTCTTTCCCAGAGGCAGATACTCGGAAAAGATCAGCGCCCTGATATTGCAAAAAGGAGAAGTGCTTACAACGGTTTACGGTACTGGAAAAGTTACCATGACAATGATTAAAAACGAGGCAGAGGCCAGGGAAGCGCTTGAAAGTCTTAGAAGTACCATCAATGAGGCTATTGCAAAGGGTGTTGCTCCTGCTCCCCGGGAAAAGGTTAGGGTCGAACCCATGGCGCTTTACAAGTACCTGCCCCAGACCAATTGTGGTAAATGCGGCGAACAGAGCTGTTATACTTTTGCCATAAAACTCATGAGCGGAGAAGCTTCCCTTGATAAGTGTACATCGCTCAAGGAGCCGGAGTACGCAACTAACCAGGAACATTTGCAGGTTCTCAGTGCGTACATTTGA
- a CDS encoding permease, giving the protein MFWNNLTVAVNYFVEIAVELAVLFIGITFLVGLIQEYVPDETIKKALGGRNKIIGSILGAGFGALTPFCSCSTIPLLLGMLKAGAPFAAAMAFLFSSPLLNPVIISLFVILLGWKVAALYFVVVFIAAVVIGLLLDGLGFSRYVKPAAVVRNSCDCQQSTDAKSRIQRSAGFAFSLFRQLMPYLLLGAGIGAFIHGFVPTDIVSRLAGPSNPLAVPVAVIVGIPLYIRAETMIPIGLALIGKGMSVGAVLALIIGGAGASIPELTLLSAIFKKRLLSAFVVTIFTIAVTAGYLANLLAL; this is encoded by the coding sequence ATGTTCTGGAATAATTTAACTGTGGCGGTTAATTACTTCGTTGAAATAGCAGTCGAACTTGCTGTTTTATTTATAGGAATAACCTTTCTCGTGGGGCTGATTCAGGAGTATGTGCCAGACGAGACCATAAAAAAGGCACTTGGTGGGAGGAACAAGATAATAGGAAGCATCCTTGGGGCAGGATTTGGTGCTCTAACTCCTTTCTGCTCCTGTTCAACCATACCACTTCTACTTGGAATGCTCAAGGCTGGTGCCCCTTTTGCTGCAGCAATGGCATTCCTGTTCTCATCGCCTTTGCTAAACCCGGTGATAATATCTCTATTTGTCATTTTACTGGGCTGGAAGGTGGCTGCTCTTTACTTTGTTGTAGTCTTCATAGCTGCAGTTGTCATCGGCCTTTTGCTTGATGGACTGGGCTTCTCAAGATATGTTAAGCCAGCCGCTGTTGTACGAAACAGCTGTGACTGTCAGCAATCAACGGACGCAAAATCCAGAATACAGAGATCTGCAGGATTCGCGTTCAGCCTATTCCGTCAGCTCATGCCCTATCTCCTCTTAGGAGCAGGCATTGGTGCATTCATTCACGGATTCGTACCAACGGACATTGTCTCCCGCCTCGCAGGGCCGAGCAATCCTCTGGCAGTTCCTGTGGCTGTAATTGTTGGCATCCCTCTCTATATCCGGGCTGAGACTATGATCCCTATAGGACTGGCGCTAATTGGAAAAGGGATGAGTGTGGGAGCAGTACTTGCACTGATAATTGGCGGAGCAGGAGCTAGCATACCAGAACTGACCCTTCTTTCAGCCATATTCAAGAAAAGATTATTGTCAGCCTTCGTAGTGACCATCTTTACCATAGCTGTAACTGCAGGATATCTTGCCAATCTGCTGGCATTGTGA